The following proteins are co-located in the Billgrantia tianxiuensis genome:
- a CDS encoding TetR/AcrR family transcriptional regulator codes for MAHTTKERLLDAGLGMLLRHGYNDLGIQALLEETKTPKGSFYHHFKSKEDFALQVIDRYMVEVHQGLDLTLGNQALPPLDRVRRFFELSQEKYREEGYLGCLLGGVGQELSGVSEVFRRKIASCFASIAERIAGCLEEARQRGDIPSGSKPREMADLLVDCWEGAALRSRLRGDPAPLEAMLDFYFSAATG; via the coding sequence ATGGCCCATACGACGAAGGAACGCTTGCTCGATGCGGGATTGGGCATGCTGCTACGACACGGCTACAACGACTTGGGTATCCAGGCCTTGCTCGAGGAGACGAAGACGCCCAAGGGCTCCTTCTATCATCACTTCAAGAGCAAGGAGGATTTTGCCCTGCAGGTGATCGACCGCTACATGGTCGAAGTGCACCAGGGGCTCGACCTGACCCTGGGTAACCAGGCCCTGCCGCCGCTGGACCGGGTGCGACGCTTCTTCGAACTGTCGCAGGAGAAATACCGCGAGGAGGGCTACCTCGGGTGCCTGCTCGGTGGCGTGGGGCAGGAACTCTCGGGAGTAAGCGAAGTATTTCGACGCAAGATCGCCTCCTGCTTCGCCAGCATTGCCGAGCGCATTGCAGGGTGCCTGGAGGAGGCGCGCCAGCGCGGCGACATTCCCTCCGGCAGCAAGCCGCGAGAGATGGCCGATTTGCTGGTGGATTGCTGGGAGGGGGCGGCGTTACGCAGCCGTTTGCGTGGCGATCCGGCTCCCCTCGAGGCGATGCTCGACTTCTATTTCTCTGCCGCAACGGGGTAG
- a CDS encoding group I truncated hemoglobin, producing MATLYERLGGDGGIAALVDEIVEAHMQNPQIKARFTPYRDDPVHLEAVKGHLREFLTSGSGGPGDYHGKSMREAHRGMNISEAEYMAAIDDILAVLDRHEIDPQTRQEMLGIAYSLKDDIMHV from the coding sequence ATGGCGACACTGTACGAACGGCTGGGAGGAGATGGCGGCATCGCTGCGCTGGTCGACGAAATCGTCGAAGCTCACATGCAGAATCCGCAGATCAAGGCGAGGTTCACGCCTTATCGGGACGACCCTGTACACCTGGAAGCGGTGAAAGGGCACCTTCGGGAGTTCCTGACTTCCGGCAGCGGGGGGCCGGGAGACTACCACGGCAAGAGCATGCGCGAGGCCCACCGGGGCATGAACATCAGCGAGGCGGAATACATGGCCGCCATCGACGATATCCTGGCGGTGCTCGACCGCCACGAGATCGATCCGCAGACGCGCCAGGAAATGCTCGGCATCGCCTATTCGCTCAAGGATGACATCATGCATGTGTGA
- a CDS encoding MBL fold metallo-hydrolase, whose translation MSNDNNPTMLQTLGAGSDWHVLPAFLPLPGMGGLAVNAFLHKGHEPVLVDTGLAALGDAFLEALEAEIDLTDLRWIWLSHTDADHIGNLARILERAPKARVVTSFLGMGKMGLLGLDVSRVHLLEPGARLTLGDRELVPLRPPYYDAPETLGFLDTRSRTLFAADSFGALLPQPVESVREIAPPTLREGLVAWSAIDAPWLATADRAALGRALHGLERLAPTTVLSGHLPVAEGGVEELTAMVHAAWCSGPGSEVDPHTIEAVAEALAA comes from the coding sequence ATGAGCAACGACAACAACCCAACGATGCTGCAAACCCTCGGGGCCGGGAGCGACTGGCATGTGCTGCCTGCCTTCCTGCCATTGCCCGGCATGGGCGGTTTGGCGGTCAACGCCTTCCTGCACAAGGGCCATGAGCCGGTCCTGGTCGACACCGGCCTGGCCGCACTCGGCGACGCCTTCCTCGAAGCCCTCGAGGCGGAAATCGACCTCACCGACCTGCGCTGGATCTGGCTGAGCCACACCGATGCCGACCATATCGGCAATCTGGCACGCATTCTGGAACGCGCCCCCAAGGCAAGGGTCGTGACCAGTTTCCTCGGTATGGGCAAGATGGGCCTGCTCGGTCTCGACGTCAGCCGCGTGCACCTGCTGGAGCCCGGCGCCCGGCTCACGCTTGGGGACCGCGAGCTGGTCCCGCTGCGCCCGCCCTATTACGACGCACCGGAAACCCTCGGCTTCCTCGATACCCGCTCGCGTACCCTGTTCGCCGCCGACAGCTTCGGCGCTCTGCTTCCCCAGCCGGTCGAAAGCGTAAGGGAGATCGCGCCCCCGACCCTGCGCGAAGGCCTGGTGGCCTGGTCAGCGATCGATGCCCCCTGGCTGGCCACGGCCGACCGAGCGGCCCTGGGTCGCGCCCTGCATGGCCTGGAGCGCCTGGCGCCGACCACGGTGCTCTCCGGGCACTTGCCGGTCGCCGAGGGGGGCGTCGAAGAACTTACCGCCATGGTGCATGCCGCCTGGTGCTCGGGTCCCGGCAGCGAGGTCGATCCGCACACGATCGAGGCCGTGGCAGAGGCATTGGCAGCATGA
- a CDS encoding TetR/AcrR family transcriptional regulator translates to MTKTRRYTQRKRAADREETRLRIVEAAMALHEEIGPSDTTISAIAQRAGVQRLTVYRHFPDEAAVFQACTSHWLELNPLPMPAAWEACEGDDERLRAALLAFYRYYRGTQRMWQGAHRDEPKVPAIQGPMAEFRAYLREVGEEIGKSCATTGDSRLTITLQHALAFTTWASLESLGLDDEAKAALALAWVQGLER, encoded by the coding sequence ATGACAAAGACACGCCGTTACACCCAGCGCAAGCGCGCTGCCGACCGGGAAGAGACGCGCCTGCGCATCGTCGAGGCAGCGATGGCACTCCACGAGGAGATCGGGCCAAGCGACACGACGATCAGCGCCATCGCCCAGCGGGCGGGCGTCCAGCGCCTGACCGTCTATCGCCACTTCCCCGATGAAGCCGCGGTATTCCAGGCGTGCACCAGCCACTGGCTCGAGCTGAACCCACTGCCGATGCCTGCCGCCTGGGAGGCCTGCGAAGGCGACGATGAGCGGCTGCGTGCGGCGCTGCTGGCCTTTTATCGCTACTACCGGGGGACCCAGCGCATGTGGCAGGGTGCACATCGCGACGAGCCGAAGGTACCGGCGATCCAGGGGCCCATGGCGGAGTTCCGCGCTTACCTGCGTGAGGTCGGCGAGGAAATTGGCAAAAGCTGCGCGACGACCGGGGATTCACGCCTGACGATCACGTTGCAGCATGCCCTGGCTTTCACTACCTGGGCCTCGCTGGAGTCGCTGGGCCTCGATGACGAGGCCAAGGCGGCGCTGGCGCTGGCGTGGGTGCAAGGGCTCGAGCGCTGA
- a CDS encoding sigma-54-dependent Fis family transcriptional regulator, whose translation MPRQGSAMSTTPLTTHHQRQHIDTILRTVADTEARTPAQNEAGIIARSWRRCIDRYGLDPARPTPARYVPGATLREHQDQADALLQVARAGVEQLYRQVAPLSYVVLLTDARGIAVQFLGAKSDQREHQRTGLYLGSDWSESHAGTCAVGTCIHERTALTCHHSDHFSAHHIQLTCTAAPVFDPHGQLLAVLDISAYRSPSAKESQTFALQLVKTTARMIEDAYFLQRYGDRHIVCLDRSREFVQINRRYLLAMEEDGTLVAANTAGRKLLRHHGLPLPEAGEARPFQAWNIRDLLDGEVSEVLAIPQHSDDRVQAFHTRRHREIHFATLIEPPRRPGANRSLPRDSSLAPLEALAEDDPSMRDTLTRAARLRNEPINILVMGETGTGKERMARALHDSSRRRDKPFVAINCAAMPESLIESELFGHEPGSFTGARSKGMKGLIVQADGGTLFLDEIGDMPLQLQTRLLRVLAEQEVLPIGASRPIKVDLRVVAATHRDLRELIQAGRFREDLFYRLNGASLRLPPLRERADKGYLIRQIFAELNEQRGSRVRLRGDAMSALLAYPWPGNIRELHNALHYALATCDGDEVVVGDLPEECVHGQLAHPGASQGQALSTATGSSARPLHQDLLYRALCRHQWNVSAVARELGLSRPTIYRRMKRLGIVPPNQQMAD comes from the coding sequence ATGCCACGCCAAGGCTCCGCCATGTCCACGACACCGCTCACGACACACCACCAGCGCCAGCATATCGACACGATATTGCGCACCGTTGCCGACACCGAGGCGAGAACGCCGGCGCAAAACGAAGCCGGCATCATTGCCCGCTCATGGCGTCGCTGCATCGATCGCTATGGCCTCGATCCGGCCCGTCCCACGCCCGCCCGCTACGTGCCCGGCGCCACCTTGCGCGAACACCAGGACCAGGCCGATGCCCTGCTCCAGGTGGCCCGGGCCGGAGTCGAGCAGCTCTATCGCCAGGTCGCGCCGCTGAGCTACGTGGTACTGCTGACCGATGCCCGCGGCATCGCGGTGCAGTTCCTCGGCGCCAAGAGCGACCAGCGCGAGCATCAGCGCACCGGCCTCTACCTGGGATCGGACTGGAGCGAATCCCACGCCGGGACCTGCGCCGTGGGCACCTGCATCCACGAGCGCACCGCCCTGACCTGCCATCACAGCGACCACTTCAGCGCCCACCACATCCAGCTCACCTGCACCGCGGCACCGGTCTTCGATCCCCACGGCCAGCTGCTGGCGGTACTCGACATCTCCGCCTATCGCTCGCCCTCCGCCAAGGAGTCGCAGACCTTCGCCCTGCAGTTGGTCAAGACCACCGCCAGGATGATCGAGGATGCCTACTTCCTGCAGCGCTACGGCGACCGCCATATCGTCTGCCTGGATCGCTCGCGGGAGTTCGTGCAGATCAATCGCCGCTACCTGCTGGCCATGGAGGAGGACGGCACCCTGGTGGCCGCCAACACGGCGGGGCGCAAGCTGCTGCGCCATCACGGCCTGCCGCTGCCCGAGGCCGGCGAGGCACGCCCCTTCCAGGCCTGGAACATTCGCGACCTGCTCGACGGCGAAGTCAGCGAGGTACTCGCCATCCCCCAGCACAGCGACGACCGGGTACAAGCCTTTCACACCCGGCGCCACCGCGAGATCCACTTCGCCACCCTGATCGAGCCGCCCCGGCGCCCCGGCGCCAATCGCTCGCTGCCCCGCGACTCCAGCCTGGCCCCGCTCGAGGCGCTGGCCGAGGACGACCCGAGCATGCGCGACACCCTGACCCGGGCCGCGCGCCTGCGCAACGAGCCGATCAACATCCTGGTGATGGGCGAGACCGGTACCGGCAAGGAGCGCATGGCCCGCGCCCTGCACGACTCGAGCCGGCGCCGCGACAAGCCATTCGTGGCGATCAACTGCGCCGCCATGCCGGAATCGCTGATCGAGAGCGAGCTGTTCGGCCACGAACCGGGCAGCTTCACCGGGGCGCGCAGCAAGGGAATGAAGGGGCTGATCGTGCAGGCCGACGGCGGCACGCTGTTCCTCGACGAGATCGGCGACATGCCGCTGCAGCTACAGACCCGTCTGTTGCGGGTGCTGGCCGAGCAGGAGGTATTGCCCATCGGCGCCAGCCGGCCGATCAAGGTGGACCTGAGGGTAGTGGCCGCCACCCACCGCGACCTGCGCGAGCTGATCCAGGCCGGGCGCTTCCGCGAGGACCTCTTCTATCGTCTCAACGGCGCCAGCCTGCGCCTGCCGCCGCTGCGCGAACGCGCCGACAAGGGCTACCTGATCCGGCAGATCTTCGCCGAGCTGAACGAGCAGCGCGGTTCGCGGGTGCGCCTGCGCGGCGACGCCATGAGCGCCCTGCTCGCCTATCCCTGGCCTGGCAACATTCGCGAGCTGCACAACGCGCTGCACTACGCGCTGGCCACCTGCGATGGGGACGAGGTCGTCGTCGGCGACCTGCCCGAGGAGTGCGTGCATGGTCAGTTGGCCCACCCCGGTGCCAGCCAGGGCCAGGCCCTATCCACCGCCACCGGTTCATCCGCGCGACCGCTCCATCAGGACCTGCTCTACCGCGCCCTGTGCCGACACCAATGGAACGTCAGCGCCGTGGCCAGGGAACTGGGGCTGTCGCGCCCGACCATCTACCGTCGCATGAAGCGGCTGGGCATCGTGCCGCCGAACCAGCAGATGGCGGACTGA
- a CDS encoding gluconate 2-dehydrogenase subunit 3 family protein yields the protein MPLAIGTTLSRRRFLTLTGVLAAGSLALSASTLWPRWARAEPELATRLLRLGRDIYPHEAIADRYYLAPLTPLLGEQRELIAAGLDDLDRRARAAHGRDYAAVDSAAEREALLRQIEDGEFFQAVRNTLVVGLYDTPELWQAHFGYEGSSWEQGGYVGRGYNDLVIDWL from the coding sequence ATGCCACTTGCCATCGGGACGACGCTCAGCCGTCGTCGTTTCCTCACCCTGACCGGCGTCCTGGCCGCCGGCAGCCTGGCGCTCAGCGCCTCGACGCTGTGGCCGCGCTGGGCGCGCGCCGAGCCCGAGCTGGCCACCCGGCTGCTGCGCCTGGGGCGCGACATCTATCCCCACGAAGCGATCGCGGATCGCTACTACCTGGCGCCGCTCACGCCGCTGCTGGGGGAGCAACGTGAGCTGATCGCCGCCGGGCTCGACGACCTGGACCGCCGTGCGCGGGCGGCCCATGGCCGGGATTACGCCGCCGTCGACAGCGCCGCCGAGCGCGAGGCGCTGCTGCGCCAGATCGAGGATGGCGAGTTCTTCCAGGCCGTGCGCAACACCCTGGTAGTGGGGCTCTACGACACGCCCGAGCTGTGGCAAGCCCACTTCGGCTACGAGGGCTCCTCGTGGGAGCAGGGCGGCTATGTCGGCCGCGGCTACAACGATCTGGTGATCGACTGGCTGTGA
- a CDS encoding GMC family oxidoreductase — MSTRFEHDDDGVLVIIGSGAGGGTLAHALARKGIKSVVLEAGKRYALEDIENDEWAMFEKISWLDERITAGPRQLSETFPNLPAWIVKGVGGSTIHWAGVALRFQPHEFRLHSEVGDIAGANLLDWPISYEELEPYYVQAERHMGVTGDASGMPLHDWNNNFMVLAEGARRVGYEKLRAGPMAINTRPYDDRPQCMQAGFCMQGCRFGAKWSTMYTDIPRAEATGYCEVRPNAMALTIEHDERGRVNAVVYADAEGNLQRQRARAVCVAGNSIESPRLLLNSHSALFPDGLANSSGQVGRNYMTHATACVFAEMPKPVNMHRGTTFAGIISDEARLDRSRGFVGGYTLEVMSLGLPFFAKFMDPANGGWGRDYAAILEKYDHLSGVWICGEDLPMEENGITLHDSRKDQYGLPVPIVYKGDHPNDEALRRHGQQQARSCYEAVGAVRVFDVPDFPTSHNVGTNRMSARPEDGVVNQWGQAHDIDNLFVSDGSQFTSSGAENPTLTIVALALRQADHIAERMSRGEL, encoded by the coding sequence ATGAGTACCCGATTCGAGCATGACGACGACGGGGTGCTGGTGATCATCGGCTCCGGTGCCGGCGGCGGCACCCTGGCCCACGCCCTGGCCCGCAAGGGCATCAAGAGCGTGGTGCTGGAAGCCGGCAAGCGCTACGCCCTGGAGGATATCGAGAACGACGAGTGGGCCATGTTCGAGAAGATCTCCTGGCTCGACGAGCGCATTACCGCCGGCCCGCGCCAGTTGAGCGAGACCTTTCCCAACCTGCCGGCCTGGATCGTCAAGGGCGTGGGCGGCAGCACCATTCACTGGGCCGGGGTAGCGCTGCGCTTCCAGCCCCACGAGTTCCGCCTGCACAGCGAGGTGGGCGACATCGCCGGCGCCAACCTGCTGGACTGGCCCATCTCCTATGAGGAGCTCGAACCCTACTACGTCCAGGCCGAGCGGCACATGGGTGTGACCGGCGATGCCTCGGGCATGCCGCTGCACGACTGGAACAACAACTTCATGGTGCTGGCCGAGGGGGCCAGGCGGGTGGGCTACGAGAAGCTGCGCGCCGGGCCCATGGCGATCAACACCCGGCCTTACGACGACCGCCCCCAGTGCATGCAGGCGGGCTTCTGCATGCAGGGCTGCCGCTTCGGCGCCAAGTGGTCGACGATGTACACCGACATTCCCCGCGCCGAGGCCACCGGCTACTGCGAAGTCCGCCCCAACGCCATGGCGCTCACCATCGAGCACGACGAGCGCGGCCGGGTCAACGCCGTGGTCTATGCCGATGCCGAGGGCAACCTGCAGCGCCAGCGGGCGCGGGCGGTCTGCGTGGCAGGCAACTCCATCGAGTCCCCCAGGCTGTTGCTCAACTCTCACTCCGCGCTGTTCCCGGACGGCCTGGCCAACTCCTCCGGCCAGGTGGGACGCAACTACATGACCCACGCCACCGCCTGCGTGTTCGCCGAGATGCCCAAGCCGGTGAACATGCACCGTGGCACCACCTTCGCCGGGATCATCTCCGACGAGGCGCGGCTCGACCGCTCCCGCGGCTTCGTCGGCGGCTACACCCTGGAGGTGATGTCGCTCGGCCTGCCGTTCTTCGCCAAGTTCATGGACCCGGCCAATGGCGGCTGGGGGCGCGATTACGCCGCCATTCTGGAGAAGTATGACCATCTCTCGGGGGTGTGGATCTGCGGCGAGGACCTGCCCATGGAGGAGAACGGCATCACCCTCCACGACAGCCGCAAGGATCAGTACGGCCTGCCGGTGCCCATCGTCTACAAGGGCGATCATCCCAACGACGAGGCCCTACGCCGCCACGGCCAGCAGCAGGCACGGAGCTGCTACGAAGCGGTGGGCGCGGTGCGGGTGTTCGACGTGCCAGATTTCCCCACCAGCCACAACGTGGGCACCAACCGCATGAGCGCGCGCCCCGAGGACGGCGTGGTGAACCAGTGGGGCCAGGCCCACGACATCGACAACCTGTTCGTCTCCGACGGCAGCCAGTTCACCTCCAGCGGCGCCGAGAACCCCACCTTGACCATCGTCGCCCTGGCCCTGCGCCAGGCCGACCACATCGCCGAGCGCATGTCGCGCGGCGAACTCTGA
- a CDS encoding alpha-ketoacid dehydrogenase subunit beta, with amino-acid sequence MTTTVTKSATRKLTIARAMAEATAQEMRADPRVFVMGEDVGPLGGVFGNTRGLFDEFGPERVRDTPISETAFIGAAVGAASDGMRPIVELMFVDFFGVCMDAIYNLMAKNTYFSGGKVKVPMVLMTSTGGGYSDAGQHSQCLYGTFAHLPGMKVVVPSNAFDAKGLMTAAIRDDNPVVFMYHKALQGMGWLGTEKGATVPVPEESYSVEIGRAAVVREGHDVTLVSLGVGVHHCLRAAKALEEEGFSAEVVDLRSLVPLDRDTVRASVARTGRLIVVDEDYHSYGVSGEIIASVAEHAGCRLKAAPKRVAYPDIPIPFAPTMEQWALPNADKVVAAFHQMMRES; translated from the coding sequence ATGACAACCACAGTGACCAAGAGCGCCACCCGCAAGCTGACCATTGCCCGGGCCATGGCCGAGGCCACCGCGCAGGAGATGCGGGCCGATCCGCGGGTCTTCGTCATGGGCGAGGACGTTGGCCCGCTGGGCGGCGTGTTCGGCAACACCCGCGGGCTGTTCGACGAGTTCGGTCCCGAGCGGGTGCGCGACACGCCCATCTCCGAAACCGCCTTCATCGGTGCCGCGGTGGGAGCCGCCTCCGACGGCATGCGTCCCATCGTGGAGCTGATGTTCGTCGACTTCTTCGGCGTGTGCATGGACGCCATCTACAACCTGATGGCCAAGAACACCTACTTTTCCGGCGGCAAGGTCAAGGTGCCGATGGTGCTGATGACCTCTACCGGCGGCGGCTACTCGGACGCCGGCCAGCACTCCCAGTGCCTCTACGGCACCTTCGCTCACCTGCCCGGCATGAAGGTGGTGGTGCCGAGCAACGCCTTCGATGCCAAGGGGTTGATGACCGCCGCCATCCGCGACGACAACCCGGTGGTGTTCATGTACCACAAGGCGCTGCAGGGCATGGGCTGGCTGGGCACCGAGAAGGGCGCCACCGTGCCGGTGCCGGAGGAGTCCTATTCGGTCGAGATCGGCAGGGCCGCCGTGGTGCGCGAGGGCCACGACGTGACCCTGGTCAGCCTAGGGGTGGGGGTGCACCACTGCCTGCGTGCGGCCAAGGCGTTGGAGGAGGAGGGCTTCTCCGCCGAGGTGGTCGACCTGCGCAGCCTGGTGCCGCTGGACCGCGATACCGTGCGGGCCTCGGTGGCCAGAACCGGCCGCCTGATCGTGGTCGACGAGGACTACCACAGCTACGGGGTCAGCGGCGAGATCATCGCCAGCGTCGCCGAGCACGCCGGCTGCCGGCTCAAGGCCGCACCCAAGCGGGTGGCCTATCCCGACATTCCGATTCCCTTCGCGCCGACCATGGAGCAGTGGGCGCTGCCCAACGCCGACAAGGTCGTCGCGGCCTTCCACCAGATGATGCGAGAGAGTTGA
- a CDS encoding lipoyl domain-containing protein: MTTEIAVPEDLWEGDTEGVITSWLVSDGAEVAQGDLVAEVMVEKAQYEIEAPLSGRLAIVKEEDEVVAKGSVIATLES; this comes from the coding sequence ATGACGACCGAAATAGCCGTGCCCGAGGATCTGTGGGAAGGCGATACCGAAGGGGTGATCACCTCCTGGCTGGTGAGCGACGGCGCCGAGGTGGCCCAGGGCGACCTGGTCGCCGAGGTGATGGTGGAGAAGGCCCAGTACGAGATCGAGGCACCGCTCTCGGGCAGGCTCGCCATCGTCAAGGAGGAGGACGAAGTGGTGGCAAAGGGCAGCGTGATCGCCACGCTGGAGAGCTGA
- a CDS encoding 2-oxo acid dehydrogenase subunit E2, translating to MKLTTTRHDETRPPGAGISPAAAKEIPLKGMRGMIATRMQQSLQTTAQLTHHASAGLCALEALRSRCRERGRVVPSLQDLLLRLVVQTLGDFPALNATLEENRIVQHGAVHLGLAIPLPDDLLVAPALFDAQNLGLGQLPAARRTLTERARAGKLGVRELTGATFTVSNLGRSRVHHFTPILNVPQVAILGIGGMERRVVPSSQGWREEEVIGLSLTFDHRAVNGAPAAAFLDALCERIEGLPPEAFDSELSVNDD from the coding sequence GTGAAACTCACCACGACCCGACACGACGAGACCCGCCCCCCGGGGGCGGGCATATCACCTGCCGCGGCGAAGGAGATCCCGCTGAAGGGCATGCGCGGCATGATCGCGACCAGGATGCAGCAAAGCCTGCAGACCACGGCCCAGCTGACCCACCATGCCAGCGCCGGGCTCTGCGCCCTCGAAGCGCTGCGCTCGCGCTGCCGCGAACGGGGGCGGGTAGTGCCCTCGCTGCAGGACCTGCTGCTGCGCCTGGTGGTGCAGACCCTGGGCGATTTCCCTGCACTCAATGCCACGCTGGAGGAGAATCGCATCGTCCAACACGGCGCGGTGCACCTGGGGTTGGCCATACCGCTGCCCGACGACCTGCTGGTGGCGCCGGCACTCTTCGATGCCCAGAACCTGGGCCTGGGCCAGTTGCCCGCGGCGCGCCGTACGCTCACCGAACGGGCGCGGGCCGGCAAGCTCGGGGTGCGCGAGTTGACCGGCGCCACCTTCACCGTCTCCAATCTCGGCCGCTCGCGGGTGCACCACTTTACGCCGATACTCAACGTGCCCCAGGTGGCGATCCTCGGCATCGGTGGGATGGAGCGGCGCGTCGTGCCATCATCGCAAGGGTGGCGAGAGGAGGAGGTCATCGGCCTGTCGCTCACCTTCGATCATCGCGCCGTCAACGGCGCCCCGGCGGCGGCCTTCCTCGATGCCCTATGCGAGCGCATCGAGGGCCTGCCGCCCGAGGCGTTCGACAGCGAACTGAGCGTCAACGACGACTAG